GATCGCCGCGCCCACGGCGGCTTCGGTAAACGCCACATCGAGGGCCCCGAGGAGCGTGAAAAAGACGGCGGAGAAGAAGCTGAACGCGCCGAAAATGACGACTGCAGCGAGAAGATCGGTCACCTTCAAGGCGACGACGGCGCAGACGAGCATGAGGAACAGGAACAGGGTCACCAGAGGGGGGATCA
The Vicinamibacteria bacterium DNA segment above includes these coding regions:
- a CDS encoding hydrogenase subunit MbhD domain-containing protein, translated to MIPPLVTLFLFLMLVCAVVALKVTDLLAAVVIFGAFSFFSAVFFTLLGALDVAFTEAAVGAAI